The following is a genomic window from Mus caroli chromosome 17, CAROLI_EIJ_v1.1, whole genome shotgun sequence.
GGCTTGGAAGGACTACTGGGTATCATTTGGGGGCTGAGGATTGATTGGCCAGCTTCCTAGAAGAAGAGTAAGGAGGAGAAACAAAGAGACCAGCAGAACAGCCGCTTCTACACAGACAATAGCAACAAAGTAAACCCTGGTTTAAAGAGGGGTGACTGTTATCGTGTGGTAGGACATCACTGGAAACCTTTCAGTggatgagcagcagcagcagccaatgAGCAGAGGGAGTGCAGTCAGACCGGTAACGAGGCAGGTCTATGTCTAAAGTTTGAAATGCTTCATTGGGCCAGGCAGTGCCTTTAAACTCagaagttgggaggcagaggcagatgaattctctgagatcaaggccagcttggtctatggtctatggagttccaagacagccaaggctatacagagaaatcccagtctttgaaaaaaaaaaaaaaaaaaaaagcttaacaGGCAGCTTGATCATCTTTAGAGAGGGCAGCAGTGGAGAAGGAAAGATGTTACAGAAGATGGAAGTGACTGAAAAAAGCTGACCATTGGCAGAGCGCAAGCCAGGTAGTCAGGCAAGCCAGGTAGTCAGTCGCCTCTATCAGTGCCTCTGTCCATGGTGCCTGCCCCTTCTAGCTGAGGTTATACAGGGAAGCCCCAGATAGGAAGGGTTGGCAGAACAAGGGCTTCCCTTTATACTACAACCGCATAGACAGTGGAGGCATCACCAGAAACCACTGTGGACATCCGGCGGTGCCTCCCGAGGACAGAGTGGTCCAGATCAGCATAGTGCAGGCTctggaggaggtagagagaggacgGTAGTATGGTCTCATCAATCCGACCCCTTAGCTTGGGAtcaaagcttttttcttttccccactgTGGGTAAAGGCGACTATGTAGCAAAGCCTGGCTTCCATCTTCCTGCTTaaacctccagagtgctgggattacacgctGCTCCACAACAACCTAGCTAGGCTGCTTTCTTGGACCTCTTTCCTCCGGGATTCTGGCCTTTTTCCCATCCCCAGGCCCTTACCGGTTCCTGGTCCAGGTAATCCAGGCCTGAGATCTTGGACTCCTGTTCTAAAGGCCTCTGTGGCTCAGCATTTATGACTGGAGCtatgtgggagggagggacagaactGAAGGGTGAAGAGAAAATGACCAACTTTGTCTGCTCCTCGCAAGGACTCAGACTCAAGAACTCAGGGTTAGGGATTGTGCGGGTAGGAGAGGGAAATTGAGTGCAGTTAATCTCACCAAATGTGGGTAGTGGTCtaggcgggggcgggggtgggggcggaggCGAGCGTCTGTAAGGAAGTCCTTGAAGAGTCACCAATCTCGTCCTACTGGTTCCTCGGCCGCAGGCGGCGCCAATAAGAACTGTGCAAACTGCAGTCTCCGACCAGCAAAACAACTTAGGCTCCTCCGGAACCAGGTTCCGCCCACTCTCTGGGCTTTCTGACCTTTCAGTTTGGTTTCTGCAGCCTCGGCTCCCTACTCCAGCCTGTAGCCTAGCACCCAAGGGCTGACCTCTCACATTCCTTTAACAAACGCCAGGCCTCCAGACACTTCTTGTTCTTTGCAAGGTTAGGGTTCTGTCCcacctcttcccccccccccccccgccctgacTGGTCACACCCTGTTTCAAGCCAGGCTCCGCCTCCAGTGCTCACCTGCGCCGCCGCCAGACCAAGCCCGCGACTCCCAGTCCCAACACAAGCCCAACGCCCAGGAGCGGAATCAGGATCTTGGGATACTCGGACCCTAGGGAGACcgcgagggagggagagatgccGAGGTCAGGGGTACAGACGATAGGGTTCTACTAACTTTCCCGCTCTGTAAGATTCCGCCCCGCTTTTTGTTCCGCGTGTGTGTCCAAATTAAGTGCCCCTGTGCATCTGGCCTCGACCTACCGTGGGTAGATCCTGCAGGCCGGCAACCTGCCTTGTCCCCTAACACTTGAAGCACTGTGCGGCTCTCATTCTCGTGGCGTCCTTTGCAGAAAAAGGTTCCAGAATCCCCGGCGCTCAGCAGCAGCTCTAGCCGCTTGATACCATTGTCCAGGGAACGCAGGCGGCCAGAGAAGTGCTGGAGCACAGTTGGGGTCCCTCTCGTCGAGGCCCACAAGATGATAGGACGGCGCCGTTTGGACAAGCCCTTGCATGCTGGGAAACTAGGCGCCCAAGCCCAGCGGGTGGGGTCGGAGACCCCTATGCAGGAGAGATTCACCCGGTCCCCAGGGCTGCCCTccaaagaaactaggaaaggtgggGGAAGGAGATAGTTAGGGCTAGTTTATCAGGCgcgctgtctctctgtctctgtctcactcccccgcccccccccgcgtgaacacacacacacacacacacacacagggcgaTCCTAGTTGTCTCAGTCTTTCTTTGCCCATCACAACTTCCCAGATATAGCCTACCCTCGGGATTCCCTTGGACCTTTGAGAGCAACAAAGGCAGCAGCGGCAGAACCAAGGCCATGGCTGGGATGTGGTGGTCAGAGGCAGGAGTGAATCAGCAGGGAGACCGGAGGGAAGCAGAGGGGCAGGGATGGGGATTCTGCCGGACTGGGGGCTCAGATAAGAGCGAGTGTGAGGCCACCAATTTCTGGATCCGTCTAGGAATCCTCAAGCCAATATGCAGTCTTCGAactttgaaatgattttaaattttgtgctTGAAACCTTTTGCAAAGGTGCTATGCTTTTTTGTGAACAACTACCGTGGCCCCAAAGTACCACAAATACTGAagctcagcttcctgagttcGAATCCTGAGTTCATCCAGCCACACAGTAGCTGGGTGATGTGAGCAAGCCACTTAATCCCTGCCTGTTCCCTCATCAGGAAAATGGAGATAAAAGCATGTGAGAACCAAATCAATACATTGAGAGTGTCTAAAGCAATAGATGACATATGGGAGTGCTCAGGGTATGACATGGTCATTATTATCAATATCTTAGTTCCTATCTCACCTCTGTGTACCCATGATGTTCCTCCCTACCCAAGGTGCTCCTCCCTACCCAAGGGGCTCCTCCCTACCCAATGGGCTCCTCCCTACCCAAGGGGCTCCTCCCAAACCCAAGCCCAAGTGGGGTGAGGGCTTCCTTGGCATGTTATACAGCCTCAGCCCCGCCTCTCTGACATCACAGAAACCCTCCATGATGCCACAAGCACTTCTTCATCTTGTGGCTGAGCATCAGTTGGAAGACAGGCTGGGGAATGGATCTACATTAATTCACCTGTTTCGTCAATTTCTGCCGGAATGTCTGATCAATGTCCTCCCATCCCTAGGCTCCCAAAGTTGCTGAAACAACTCAATTACTGTCCGTTTCCTGGGAACTAGCAGAAACTAGTGTTGTGGCTGTTTAAGTCACAGAGGCTTTTCTGATGCTCTCTCCAGGGCAGGGGGGCCCTCAGCTGGGGGTCCTGAATCCAAGATCCAAAATGGAGTTGCCCACTAGTGACACTTTCCCCCTCCTAtctccctctcctgtctccccttccTACCCAGGCCCTCTTGGACCCTTTCCACCTCTAGTCTTTCTCTTTAGTCAGCTGGGAATAAATTGGGAGGGAGGTGCCCACAGAGGGCACAGGCCCGGAAAGGAGGAGCCATTGGGATTATAAATTCCGAAAAGACCGCTCAACTCTCAGAGCTGGAGACCTGGGAATCTGCTGTCAACTGCTGGGGCTGTGGACATTCTCAGGACCCTCACCATGAAACACCTCCTGCTGCTCACCCTGTCTGCCCTACTCTACTGCTGGGTCTCAGGTGAGTGCTGAGGGGCCCCAGGCCCCATCCCAACCCTATCCAATACATATTTCCTTCTACTCAGGATCCCAAGAAGTCTCAACCCTACTTGGCTTAGTCTCGCCAATGCCTCCAGGATCAGATATCTCTGAGCATGATGGgctccagttttcttttcttactcctctccttcttttcctccctccctccatttcttgtattcttttcttttttttttttttggtcagagtctcctgctttgaactcctgatcctcctgcctctaccttctaatgctgggattacacatgttTAGCACACCTAGGCTCTTTGGTCCATTATCAAGGACCCAGGTCTCCATTGTCATTTTCTCCTAGCCCTGTATTGGTCTAGCCTACTCTTTTTACCTGGCATTATGGCACTAGGTTTCTTACTCCCAGTCACCATACACCTTTCCTGCACTCTATAACACCCAGATGTCTGTCTAGCCAGTTCCAAATGCACTTCTCCAGGATTAGCATACCTGCCTTCGCTCACCTACTGCCCTGAGCTGAGGGTCCTCATAGAAAGGATTCCATGCCACTCCTCACAGAGGCTCAGCAATAGCCCTTCCTGGCTCGTTCCCTGCTCCTTCCTGAATCACACACCTACATCCCTACCAGGGATGCAAAGCCTTCTGGGTGGACCCAGTGACGGCTACAGCCTTCCCAAGAATCAGAAACTTTCCCTGAGCCTTCTACAGAGAAGATGCTGCAGCACTTACCCTAAAGTGAGATGCGTTTCCGGGAGGCTCTCTAGGCTCCTCTACCCCTGGGCTGACCATTCCTTCGCAGCACTTTGTGTGCTCACATCTGGAGTTAGCCAACCCAGGAATCCTGGCGTGTCATCCGCTGCACCCACCCTCTCCGTTTTTGTTAGATGCCAGTGATACGTCTACCAGGTGTTAGTTATCCTTTTTCCATAGAGCGAGCGCCAGAAGAGTAGACATGACTCAGTCAGTGATCTTCCCAATCTCTTGGCAGAGGTCCAGTCCACTTCTAAAGCTAGTCACCGGTGGCTTTCTTGCAGCCGTGGTTTCATGCCATCTCTGAAGGCTCTGTGGACtcctttaacttctttcttcctatttcGAGTCTCACCCTGGACCCCAACCTCTGCTCCATCCCTCTTTCCACACATCTCAGCCATCCTCAGCTCCGGGTTTTTGTTAGTACAATTCTTGACTCATCTCAGGCAGGCTGGGGTGGAGGAAGGTATTTAAGTTTCCACATAGAACAAACACCTCCGCCCAGTGCCCACACCACTTTGCACTTTCGCCGTATTGCTCACCTGTTCTGTCTCTGAACAGAGCAGGTGTGAGGCACTGCCTGCGCAATGCGGCAGTTCTCCATCCTAACCCCTAACTCAACTCATCCTCGGGTGACTCAGATGTCCCATTACCTCAACCCAACTTGTTGCCTCCCCAGCTGATACTCGATGTCACTCCTGCTACAAAGTCCCTGTGCTGGGCTGTGTGGATCGCCAATCCTGCCGCCTGGAGCCAGGCCACAAATGCCTGACGACAAACGTGTACCTTGGTAACACCCTCCTTCTCTGGGAAGGGAGGGCCGGGTGGAAGATGCTCTCTGGGACTGAAGCCCATCCAGGGATAGGACAGAGAGTTACAACAGTGATGTCGTGTGGCCAAAGATGattatgtgccaggcactgaccTGTGTCTCTACTGTGTTAGTGGATGCTTGTGTTGACCCCAGGAAGTGGTCTTAGGAGAAGGGGCAAGGCTCATGCTCGGGAAGGATGATGAGACtttgagaagagaagggagaaaccAAGCAGTTTGGGGAAGGGAGAGTAGCCAATGGACACAGGCAAGCCAGTGCCCACTGCTGATCCTTTCTCCGTTGGCTCCTGCCTCTAGGGAAGATGTGGGTTTTCTCTAACCTGCGCTGCGGCACACCAGAAGAGCCTTGTCGGGAGGTCTTCAATGAAACCAACCATAAGCTGGGCCTGAACTACAACACCACCTGCTGTGACAAGGATAACTGTAACAGCCCAGCTCCACGGCCCACACCCGCACTGGCCCTCATCTCCCTCACCTCCTTGGCTGGCCTCGGCCTCTGGTTATTGCATTGAGACTAGCTCCATGGCTACAATCTTATCACCTGCTATAGCCTGAGCCTTTCTCCCTGTGTCCTCAGAGCTCTAGCTTTCCAGaatcttctctcctcccaccccctgcttctgAAGATCATGCCCCTAGTCCTATACCATTTATTTCATGGGACTGTACCTGGAGTGGCCTTTCTAGCCACCGCTCCTCTCCCTCACTTGTCATCTTCCactccattacacacacacacacacacacacacacccagtcctttcccatttccttctagaacactctacctcctccattggccACTGAAAGGCTCCCTCCTTGGACGCACACTGCTGTGCCTCTGGGATCTAAGTCTGGAAGAACTCCTGTCTTGTCTCCAGGGAGTGATTCCAAAAGGCGCTGACCTCATTGCATGGGCCTGGTTTACCAGACCCTCTGCTTGTCCCCTTCTATCTTGAGAAATAAACATCAGTGTCTAATAAAGGTTGTGTTTATTGTTAGAAGAGATAAGTGCTAATCTGGGTACGGTGGCTTTCCTCTCTAACCTCAACAGctgggggcagaggcagcagtagttcaagaccatccttgactccatagcaaattcaaggccagcatgaaccacataagatcctgtctcagaaagaaagaggctGGTACTGCCAGGCAGCGcaagtctttaattccagcactggggaggcaaaggcaaacagatctctgagttccaggccatcctggtctacagagggagtttcaggacagccaagctatatagagaaactttgtttaaaaaaaaaaaaggaaagaaagaaaagaaaaggaaagaaagaaagagaaggaaggaagaaaggaaggaaagaaggaagaggcgGGCATGGCTCTAtgcccctttaatcctagcacttgggagacagataggtggtaggggaggaggatggggaggggaggagcaggaggtaGGGGAGGGACTCTCTCCATGGAAATCTCACTCCCTGCACCTCACCCTTTGCTTGCCTAAGAAGCCTCCTCCCCCGGGGGAGTTTCACTGACCAAATGGAAGAGCAGGTTTTGCAAACCTTTCTCCTTCCCACACCTGAGGGTGGCACACTGGCACCAGTGTTTGGAGAAACAACCCTTATCCTAAATTTAGACGACACCCGCCAAGAAGCAGGTGCAGCCTAGCTAGAGGGTGCCCCAGAAAGGAAAGGTGTGTACAGACAGAGCTGGCTCTTGTTTCCACCTCTGAGGTGCCTTTCTAACTGGGTTATTCAAGCAACTTTCCTTTCTCAGTTCGAAATACTCCTTCCTATTGAGGGCCAAGTTATGAAATACAGAAGGGAAACCATGGAATCTGGGTAACCCTCCACCCAGCCTTCCCCGCAGTGACCCTCACTGTGAAGGAAGAGTCTGCCTAGCAGCAGGTCCCAGGAGCCACTGAGGACAGAGTCACCATTGTTTTGAGGAGTGTCCTTGGATCAGGTCCGCTGATGGACTGTTGTTAACTGAACTAGAAGCCAGATAAGCGCGTTATCCCTTCAGTCTTCTCAACAGAAGGCACTCAGAAGCTAGGAGCAATGACACATGCCTTTtggagctggaggcagaggcaggtggatctctgagttcaaggccagcctggtctacagagtgacttccaggatggtcagggctacctagagaaaccttgtctcaaaaaaaaacaaacgaacatCTCGatagtggtggctcacacctttaatcccagcaccttgcctcaaagaatgaaaaaacaaatatttttacagTCATCTCCAGAAGAGTTCATCAATTTTAACGGCACACAAGGGAGTGCTTGTCTTCTTACCTTAGATGTCCAGCTCCTCACTCCCTTGGTCACTCAGTCCTTACCCTGCCCTCAGTCCCACCCTCCAGCTCTACAGTCTTGGCAAGAGCCAGGCCAGGGTGGTAACAGCTGCAGCCAAGATGCACAACGGGGTCACGGAGCTTGCCACGGCGCTGTTGCACAGATCTCCGAAACAGCAGTTTTTCTGGGTTGTGAAAGTCACGTCTCCCACTGACTCTATGGCCACTTGATTGCAATGATGCGTAGCCACGCAGGCTGGGTAGTGATGGCTCAAGGTCGCGGAGGCTGGGAGAAAGAAGGCACTGGGGTGTTAAACTCCTGACTGCAGGACTTGCCTTCCCTGAGAGAGAGCAGTTACAAAGTCTAGGGGCTCAGAAAGGATACTCTGccctctcaaaacaaacaaacaaaacccacctctCTGAAACCAagggaccagggccaacaggCTGACCTAAACAGGGATGCTAGGAT
Proteins encoded in this region:
- the Mpig6b gene encoding megakaryocyte and platelet inhibitory receptor G6b isoform X3, with the protein product MALVLPLLPLLLSKVQGNPEVSLEGSPGDRVNLSCIGVSDPTRWAWAPSFPACKGLSKRRRPIILWASTRGTPTVLQHFSGRLRSLDNGIKRLELLLSAGDSGTFFCKGRHENESRTVLQVLGDKAGCRPAGSTHGRSRPDAQGHLICPSHIAPVINAEPQRPLEQESKISGLDYLDQEPSLHYADLDHSVLGRHRRMSTVVSGDASTVYAVVV
- the Mpig6b gene encoding megakaryocyte and platelet inhibitory receptor G6b isoform X1, which encodes MALVLPLLPLLLSKVQGNPEVSLEGSPGDRVNLSCIGVSDPTRWAWAPSFPACKGLSKRRRPIILWASTRGTPTVLQHFSGRLRSLDNGIKRLELLLSAGDSGTFFCKGRHENESRTVLQVLGDKAGCRPAGSTHGSEYPKILIPLLGVGLVLGLGVAGLVWRRRRRSPPPPPPPPPRPLPTFAPVINAEPQRPLEQESKISGLDYLDQEPSLHYADLDHSVLGRHRRMSTVVSGDASTVYAVVV
- the Mpig6b gene encoding megakaryocyte and platelet inhibitory receptor G6b isoform X2, translated to MALVLPLLPLLLSKVQGNPEVSLEGSPGDRVNLSCIGVSDPTRWAWAPSFPACKGLSKRRRPIILWASTRGTPTVLQHFSGRLRSLDNGIKRLELLLSAGDSGTFFCKGRHENESRTVLQVLGDKAGCRPAGSTHGSEYPKILIPLLGVGLVLGLGVAGLVWRRRSSVPPSHIAPVINAEPQRPLEQESKISGLDYLDQEPSLHYADLDHSVLGRHRRMSTVVSGDASTVYAVVV
- the Mpig6b gene encoding megakaryocyte and platelet inhibitory receptor G6b isoform X5 produces the protein MALVLPLLPLLLSKVQGNPEVSLEGSPGDRVNLSCIGVSDPTRWAWAPSFPACKGLSKRRRPIILWASTRGTPTVLQHFSGRLRSLDNGIKRLELLLSAGDSGTFFCKGRHENESRTVLQVLGDKAGCRPAGSTHAPVINAEPQRPLEQESKISGLDYLDQEPSLHYADLDHSVLGRHRRMSTVVSGDASTVYAVVV
- the Mpig6b gene encoding megakaryocyte and platelet inhibitory receptor G6b isoform X4: MALVLPLLPLLLSKVQGNPEVSLEGSPGDRVNLSCIGVSDPTRWAWAPSFPACKGLSKRRRPIILWASTRGTPTVLQHFSGRLRSLDNGIKRLELLLSAGDSGTFFCKGRHENESRTVLQVLGDKAGCRPAGSTHGSEYPKILIPLLGVGLVLGLGVAGLVWRRRRACTMLIWTTLSSGGTAGCPQWFLVMPPLSMRL
- the Ly6g6c gene encoding lymphocyte antigen 6 complex locus protein G6c: MKHLLLLTLSALLYCWVSADTRCHSCYKVPVLGCVDRQSCRLEPGHKCLTTNVYLGKMWVFSNLRCGTPEEPCREVFNETNHKLGLNYNTTCCDKDNCNSPAPRPTPALALISLTSLAGLGLWLLH
- the Ly6g6d gene encoding lymphocyte antigen 6 complex locus protein G6d, which gives rise to MNSQLVGILLSALLGVSLGHRTRCYDCGGGPSNSCKQTVITCGEGERCGFLDRKPQPSSEQAKQPSATLSHHYPACVATHHCNQVAIESVGDVTFTTQKNCCFGDLCNSAVASSVTPLCILAAAVTTLAWLLPRL